One segment of Candidatus Kapaibacterium sp. DNA contains the following:
- a CDS encoding Hsp20/alpha crystallin family protein translates to MGYYRMNPARGIEEFVKQFQGIADSIEKGITVESGNFSPRLDVTENDANFIVHIELPGVAKSDVKVSVNDEYLMTIEGEKKRSDESNLLRSERVFGAFKRNLQLPETADVEKIKATYNQGVLELTIDKKIPETPKQYEVIIN, encoded by the coding sequence ATGGGATATTACAGAATGAATCCTGCACGCGGCATCGAAGAATTTGTTAAGCAATTTCAAGGAATTGCCGACTCAATCGAAAAAGGTATCACTGTCGAATCGGGCAATTTCAGCCCCAGACTTGATGTTACCGAAAACGATGCTAATTTTATTGTTCATATCGAATTGCCCGGTGTGGCTAAAAGCGATGTGAAAGTATCGGTCAACGACGAATATTTGATGACTATCGAAGGCGAAAAGAAACGTTCCGATGAATCAAATCTATTACGTAGCGAACGTGTTTTCGGAGCTTTCAAACGCAATTTGCAATTGCCCGAAACTGCCGATGTCGAGAAAATCAAAGCTACATACAACCAAGGTGTATTGGAATTGACAATTGACAAAAAAATACCCGAAACACCAAAACAATATGAAGTTATTATTAATTAA
- a CDS encoding FkbM family methyltransferase — protein sequence MNRTHNNLYAKCSSKQLTIEHACEVGVYMPESSNVIDFIETGKRTTLIEADPESIALINKRFGDYPSVSIHSVAVFNRRGRVKLSRAKASTFISELTESPALVNDSYQKAPDNEFETDCVLFSDLDDGKIDLLSIDIEGAEWFVLSHMKSMPKVISVETHGKYYTNPYIKKIRSFMHGNDYQEWFMDLSDTVYLNKNSARVTLTEKLKLTIMKIRIFARRMKKVFRRRK from the coding sequence ATGAATAGAACACATAATAACTTATACGCTAAATGCTCAAGCAAGCAGCTGACAATCGAACACGCCTGCGAAGTCGGTGTATATATGCCCGAGAGTTCAAATGTTATTGATTTTATAGAAACAGGAAAACGCACTACATTGATAGAAGCCGACCCGGAGTCAATTGCATTAATAAATAAACGTTTCGGCGACTATCCGAGTGTTTCAATTCACTCTGTTGCGGTCTTCAATCGAAGGGGGAGAGTGAAACTCTCGCGTGCCAAAGCTTCAACATTCATATCAGAATTGACCGAAAGCCCGGCATTGGTCAATGATTCATACCAAAAGGCACCTGATAATGAATTTGAAACTGATTGCGTACTTTTCTCGGATTTAGATGATGGTAAGATTGATTTGCTCAGTATAGACATCGAAGGTGCAGAATGGTTCGTATTGTCGCACATGAAAAGTATGCCAAAGGTAATATCAGTCGAAACACACGGCAAATATTATACAAATCCCTATATAAAAAAAATACGTTCATTCATGCACGGGAATGATTATCAAGAATGGTTTATGGATTTATCAGATACTGTATATCTCAACAAAAATTCCGCTCGAGTTACGCTAACCGAGAAACTCAAGCTCACAATCATGAAAATTCGCATATTTGCTCGCAGAATGAAGAAAGTATTTAGAAGGCGGAAATAG
- a CDS encoding SpoIIE family protein phosphatase, with protein MSDKYKNTKKPLILIVDDVVRNLQIIGNHLIETGYDISLAMTGEQALTTAKLIKPDLILLDIMMPNMDGYEVCRQLKQMPETADVPVVFLTAKNDIDDILKGFAVGGTDYITKPFHKQEIKARIKSQIELKRSRDQLKAFADEINLLNNKLNSELSIAAEYFRSLLPDRIDNKSISTYWHYVPTQKLGGDAFGYFMLDDENFVFYLFDVCGHGIASGLYSVSLLNILRFRNLPNTDFRQPKDVFNSLNKIFQTTSHHGMYFTIWYGVYNIPRRELNYSAAGHHPSVLFNSDDSFSKLDEGNFIVGGMEEYNFKQETLKLEPESELFVFSDGTFEIVKSDGTQWTIDDLIHFLDTRKDKKASELNNLHNYILGMYGETIQKDDFTILKIVFH; from the coding sequence ATGTCTGATAAATATAAGAATACTAAAAAACCGTTGATTTTGATTGTTGATGATGTGGTAAGAAATTTACAAATCATCGGTAATCATTTGATTGAAACCGGCTATGATATATCGCTGGCTATGACCGGTGAACAAGCTCTAACAACGGCAAAGTTAATCAAACCCGATTTGATTCTGCTTGACATAATGATGCCGAATATGGATGGTTATGAAGTATGCCGTCAGCTGAAACAAATGCCGGAAACGGCGGATGTTCCGGTGGTCTTTTTGACTGCGAAAAATGATATAGACGACATTTTGAAAGGATTTGCTGTCGGTGGGACTGATTACATCACCAAGCCATTTCACAAGCAGGAAATCAAGGCGAGAATCAAAAGCCAAATTGAACTTAAACGCTCTCGCGACCAATTGAAAGCCTTTGCTGACGAAATCAATTTGTTGAACAATAAGCTCAACTCGGAGTTATCAATTGCTGCTGAGTATTTCCGCTCGCTACTTCCCGATAGAATTGACAACAAATCAATTTCGACATATTGGCATTATGTCCCAACTCAAAAATTAGGTGGAGATGCTTTCGGGTATTTTATGCTCGATGACGAAAATTTCGTTTTTTACCTATTCGATGTTTGCGGGCATGGTATTGCTTCGGGGCTTTATTCAGTATCATTATTGAATATTCTTCGCTTCCGCAATCTACCAAATACAGATTTCCGCCAACCTAAAGATGTTTTTAATTCTTTGAACAAAATTTTCCAGACCACATCCCATCATGGAATGTATTTCACGATTTGGTATGGTGTGTATAATATTCCCAGACGAGAGTTAAATTATTCTGCTGCCGGGCATCACCCATCAGTATTATTCAATTCTGATGATTCCTTTTCTAAGTTGGACGAGGGCAATTTCATCGTTGGTGGTATGGAGGAGTATAATTTCAAGCAAGAGACTTTGAAGTTAGAACCGGAGAGCGAACTATTTGTGTTTTCAGATGGCACATTTGAAATTGTCAAGTCTGATGGCACTCAATGGACTATAGATGATTTAATTCATTTCCTCGATACCCGAAAAGACAAAAAAGCATCGGAGCTAAATAACTTGCATAATTACATATTGGGAATGTATGGCGAAACCATCCAAAAGGACGATTTCACCATACTTAAAATCGTATTTCATTAG
- a CDS encoding carbonic anhydrase produces MKKSYFIVLSLIFALILISCNEKVKVAENGEIQDTLQTIEKVQILTPDDALVELKAGNRRFLSENLINTNYSENIEETKSGQKPHSAILSCMDSRVPPEIIFDQGIGNIFALRNAGNIEDENILGSMEYAVDHAGVKLIVVMGHSSCGAVTGAIHDVKLGNLTQLLAQIKPAIKTPLSHSDVINETAKNNVKMTIEDILSKSAVISEYVKEKKIAIVGAFYDIATGEVQFME; encoded by the coding sequence ATGAAAAAGTCCTATTTTATCGTGTTGTCACTAATTTTTGCTTTGATTCTCATTTCTTGTAATGAGAAGGTTAAGGTAGCAGAAAATGGCGAAATCCAAGACACTTTGCAAACTATCGAGAAGGTTCAGATATTAACGCCGGACGATGCTCTTGTTGAGCTCAAAGCCGGAAATCGCAGATTTCTGTCAGAGAATCTGATAAATACTAATTATAGCGAGAATATTGAAGAAACTAAATCCGGTCAAAAGCCACATTCTGCTATTCTGAGTTGCATGGATTCGCGAGTGCCGCCGGAAATCATTTTCGACCAAGGGATTGGGAACATATTTGCGTTACGTAATGCAGGCAATATCGAAGATGAAAACATTCTTGGTAGTATGGAATACGCTGTTGACCATGCAGGAGTCAAACTAATTGTCGTGATGGGACATAGTAGTTGTGGAGCAGTCACAGGTGCCATTCATGATGTGAAGTTAGGTAATTTGACTCAATTATTAGCTCAAATCAAACCTGCAATCAAAACTCCTTTGAGCCATTCTGATGTTATCAACGAAACGGCTAAAAATAATGTCAAAATGACAATCGAAGATATTTTGTCCAAAAGTGCTGTAATAAGCGAGTATGTTAAGGAAAAGAAAATCGCTATTGTTGGTGCATTCTATGATATTGCAACCGGCGAAGTTCAATTCATGGAATAA
- a CDS encoding alkene reductase, with protein sequence MTENMLFESYQYDGMELKNRIIMAAMTRSRAFERGIPHELASLYYTQRASAGLIITEGTHISPRSAGYLWCPGIYTDEQITSWAKIVKAVHEKGGKISMQLWHTGRISHSDFHDGDKPPAPSAIKAIGKTYTDDGWKEFSEPREMSRDEIKSVINDYKNAAKNAMEAGFDGIEIHAAFGYLPDQFLCSGSNQRSDEYGGSVENRSRFVIEIIESISELMDSWRIGIKLSPSNIGNSMSDENPTETFGYLINKLNDYNLGHIQLMEADEAAKELPNYVANVAAHFREIYKGTLISNNNHNRKTAIEFVESGKANLVSFARLFLANPDLPERLRLNTSLNEPHKRTFYGGGAEGYVDYPFL encoded by the coding sequence ATGACGGAAAATATGCTATTTGAATCGTACCAATATGATGGAATGGAACTAAAAAACAGAATTATCATGGCAGCAATGACACGAAGTCGTGCTTTTGAAAGAGGCATTCCACATGAATTAGCTTCACTGTATTATACTCAACGTGCTTCTGCGGGATTGATTATCACAGAAGGAACACATATTTCTCCCAGAAGTGCCGGTTATTTGTGGTGTCCGGGAATTTACACCGATGAACAAATCACGTCTTGGGCAAAGATTGTCAAGGCTGTCCATGAGAAGGGTGGCAAAATCTCTATGCAATTATGGCATACAGGGCGAATATCTCATTCCGATTTTCATGATGGCGACAAACCACCCGCGCCTTCAGCTATCAAGGCAATTGGCAAAACCTATACTGATGACGGTTGGAAAGAATTTTCGGAGCCGCGAGAAATGAGTCGCGATGAAATTAAAAGCGTAATCAACGATTACAAGAATGCTGCTAAAAATGCTATGGAAGCAGGATTTGACGGTATAGAAATTCACGCTGCTTTTGGTTATCTTCCCGACCAATTTTTGTGCTCGGGTTCCAATCAACGAAGTGATGAATATGGCGGTTCTGTCGAAAATAGGTCGAGATTTGTAATTGAAATAATCGAATCTATTTCCGAACTTATGGATTCATGGAGAATCGGCATTAAACTATCTCCTTCAAATATCGGAAATTCGATGAGTGATGAAAATCCTACCGAAACATTCGGCTATCTCATCAACAAATTGAATGACTACAATTTGGGACACATCCAACTTATGGAGGCAGATGAAGCCGCAAAGGAATTGCCAAACTACGTTGCCAATGTTGCCGCTCATTTTCGTGAAATTTACAAAGGCACTTTGATTTCGAATAATAACCACAATCGCAAAACGGCAATCGAATTTGTCGAATCCGGCAAAGCCAATTTGGTATCATTTGCAAGGTTGTTCTTAGCAAATCCCGATTTGCCCGAGCGACTCAGACTGAATACATCTTTGAATGAACCTCATAAAAGGACTTTTTACGGTGGTGGTGCCGAAGGTTACGTGGATTATCCCTTTTTATAA
- a CDS encoding ATP-binding protein, which yields MKKEILHPIVLDKTQQTIVDMHSLINIINIIVSEIYLLQIDTFFDNELKEALELNQSFAKDMYSEKVRMKRFYLIDDFISQNNRHLNEFAKQLPPDKLPIFEIARDNLRSIFSILKVRITEILNRFDSEEKWVVHDIAHLKTNFSDVFAAIEKNSKGRYKIVYSADEHDENSYLVDLKIQSPDGKILHMPSIMQDVFRDLIANARKYTEPGGKIRAHLINDGVNLTIEVEDTGIGIPDEEIDLVVDFGYRADNVLHIQTRGGGFGLTKAYHITKRNNGRFWIDSKIGQGTLVKIEIPANMDE from the coding sequence ATGAAAAAGGAAATTTTACATCCGATAGTGTTAGACAAAACACAACAAACGATAGTAGATATGCATAGTTTGATAAATATTATCAATATCATTGTAAGCGAAATATACTTGTTGCAGATTGACACTTTCTTTGACAATGAACTGAAAGAAGCTCTTGAACTAAACCAATCATTTGCAAAGGATATGTATTCAGAAAAAGTACGAATGAAACGCTTTTACTTGATTGATGATTTCATATCACAAAACAACCGTCATCTGAATGAATTTGCCAAACAGCTCCCACCTGACAAGCTACCAATCTTCGAAATCGCTCGTGATAATCTACGCTCAATTTTTAGCATATTGAAGGTACGAATTACAGAGATTTTGAATAGATTTGATTCTGAAGAAAAGTGGGTCGTACATGACATAGCACATCTAAAGACAAATTTTTCGGATGTCTTTGCTGCGATTGAAAAAAATAGTAAAGGTCGTTATAAAATTGTTTACTCTGCTGATGAGCATGACGAGAACTCATATCTTGTTGATTTAAAAATCCAAAGCCCGGATGGCAAAATTCTTCATATGCCTTCTATTATGCAAGATGTCTTTCGTGATTTGATAGCAAATGCACGCAAATATACAGAACCGGGTGGCAAAATAAGAGCGCACTTAATCAACGATGGAGTAAATCTTACAATCGAAGTCGAGGACACCGGAATCGGAATCCCCGATGAGGAGATAGACTTAGTTGTAGATTTTGGCTATCGAGCAGATAACGTACTTCACATCCAAACCAGAGGTGGAGGTTTCGGACTGACCAAAGCATATCACATTACCAAAAGAAACAATGGAAGATTCTGGATTGATTCCAAAATTGGTCAGGGAACCTTAGTAAAAATTGAAATTCCCGCTAATATGGATGAATAG
- a CDS encoding YceI family protein, whose translation MFTQKALTILIGAFLMFTATAMQAQKYTLDVKSSSIKWIGEKVIGKHWGTIKIEQGHLIRNDNQARGEFRIDMTTIKIDDLKDAASNAKLLGHLKSDDFFNVDNYKLSTFLLDKITPYNPKPGENYNYWVTGKLIIKGITNEIRFPAKINFDERTFTAHAEFTIDRTRWDVKYNSGSLFSGLGDAMIYDDIKFELNLKGFAN comes from the coding sequence ATGTTTACACAAAAAGCACTTACCATTCTCATCGGAGCGTTTCTGATGTTTACAGCGACTGCTATGCAGGCACAAAAATACACTTTAGACGTGAAATCCAGCTCAATCAAATGGATTGGGGAAAAAGTAATAGGCAAACACTGGGGAACAATCAAAATTGAGCAAGGACACTTAATTCGTAACGATAACCAAGCACGCGGAGAATTTCGCATTGACATGACAACGATAAAAATTGATGATTTGAAAGATGCTGCATCAAATGCCAAACTTTTGGGGCATTTGAAATCAGATGATTTCTTTAACGTTGATAATTACAAATTATCTACATTTTTATTAGATAAAATAACACCTTACAACCCGAAACCCGGAGAAAATTATAATTATTGGGTAACCGGCAAATTGATTATCAAAGGAATTACGAACGAAATTCGTTTCCCTGCAAAAATCAATTTTGATGAAAGAACTTTTACTGCTCATGCAGAATTTACAATTGACCGCACAAGATGGGATGTAAAATATAACTCAGGCAGTTTGTTCAGTGGCTTAGGCGACGCAATGATTTACGACGACATTAAATTTGAGTTGAATTTGAAAGGCTTTGCAAACTAA
- a CDS encoding MarR family transcriptional regulator translates to MKLEDEIKQNKFKSEHHKMVLNIIFTAHWVELQNTRMLKPFGISPQQYNILRILRGQHPNPASITLLQDRMMDKMSNASRLVEKLRIKGFIERVQCEDDRRQCDVFISKKGLEVLKQLDEVFDNQNESFKVLTQEEAKIVNELLDKLRN, encoded by the coding sequence ATGAAATTAGAAGACGAAATAAAGCAAAATAAGTTCAAAAGCGAGCACCACAAGATGGTTTTGAACATCATTTTTACTGCTCATTGGGTTGAATTGCAAAATACCAGAATGTTGAAGCCATTCGGTATTTCGCCGCAACAATACAATATACTCAGAATTTTAAGAGGGCAGCACCCTAATCCTGCTTCAATAACTTTGCTTCAAGATAGGATGATGGACAAAATGTCTAACGCATCGCGATTAGTCGAAAAATTGCGTATCAAAGGCTTTATCGAGCGTGTCCAATGCGAAGATGACAGACGTCAATGCGATGTTTTCATCAGCAAAAAGGGGCTTGAAGTGCTCAAACAATTAGACGAGGTATTTGACAATCAAAACGAATCGTTCAAAGTCCTTACCCAAGAGGAAGCCAAAATCGTCAATGAATTATTAGACAAATTAAGAAATTAA
- the rimO gene encoding 30S ribosomal protein S12 methylthiotransferase RimO, protein MRKIEIDKTIKSINVMTLGCAKNLVDSERFTGLLLANGFEYTDNADKADALIINTCGFIKSAKEENVQLILQAADMRRRGKLKKLIVTGCLSERYNKELSTQIKNVDFFLGINSDEKILKILKGDSKYILHGERALFTPKHYAYLKISEGCNQKCSFCAIPLMRGKHISEPQEKLLNEARRLAKNGTKELVLIAQDSTYYGKDASGKQILAQLLQNIADIEELKWVRLMYAYPRQFPHEILDVIANHPKLCNYIDIPLQHISDNVLKSMKRGIKAFKIKNLVETIREKIPNVAIRSTFIVGYPNETEQDFEMLLDFIRETELDRVGVFTYSHEEGTTAYPLGDPIPQSVKDERRGRLMLVQQEISLKKNNAKIGKKIEVMIDGRENGHYIARSRHDAPEVDNFVFVESDAELQNGDIMEVIINKAEEYDLWATPTN, encoded by the coding sequence ATGCGAAAGATTGAAATAGATAAAACGATTAAAAGTATCAACGTGATGACACTCGGATGTGCTAAAAATCTTGTTGATTCGGAGCGATTCACGGGCTTGCTTTTGGCTAACGGATTTGAATATACCGACAATGCCGATAAAGCCGATGCTTTGATTATCAACACTTGCGGCTTTATTAAGTCTGCGAAAGAGGAAAACGTACAACTGATACTGCAAGCTGCAGATATGCGTCGCCGCGGAAAATTGAAAAAGCTGATTGTAACCGGTTGCCTGAGCGAACGCTATAACAAGGAACTGAGCACGCAAATTAAAAATGTTGACTTTTTTCTGGGTATAAATTCTGACGAGAAAATTCTGAAAATCCTCAAAGGCGACTCGAAATACATTTTGCATGGCGAGCGTGCCTTATTCACTCCAAAGCATTATGCTTATCTGAAAATCTCGGAAGGTTGTAATCAAAAATGCTCATTTTGTGCGATTCCGCTCATGCGGGGCAAGCACATTTCCGAACCACAAGAAAAATTGCTGAACGAAGCTCGCAGACTTGCCAAAAACGGTACCAAGGAATTGGTACTGATAGCCCAAGACAGCACCTATTACGGAAAAGATGCCTCCGGAAAACAGATTTTAGCTCAACTTTTGCAAAATATTGCCGATATCGAAGAACTGAAATGGGTGCGTCTGATGTATGCTTATCCGCGCCAGTTTCCTCACGAAATATTAGACGTAATCGCAAATCACCCAAAATTATGTAATTATATTGATATACCGCTCCAACACATTTCGGATAATGTGCTTAAATCTATGAAACGCGGAATTAAAGCATTTAAAATCAAGAATTTAGTCGAAACAATCCGTGAAAAAATTCCGAATGTCGCAATTCGTAGCACATTTATCGTCGGCTATCCGAACGAAACGGAGCAAGATTTTGAGATGCTCTTAGACTTTATTCGCGAGACCGAACTTGATAGAGTCGGCGTGTTTACTTATTCGCACGAGGAAGGAACTACAGCTTATCCGCTTGGCGACCCAATTCCACAAAGTGTCAAAGATGAACGCCGTGGCAGACTTATGTTGGTGCAGCAGGAAATTTCACTCAAGAAAAATAATGCTAAAATCGGCAAAAAAATCGAAGTCATGATTGACGGTCGTGAAAACGGGCATTATATAGCACGAAGCCGTCATGATGCACCGGAAGTGGACAATTTTGTGTTTGTCGAATCGGATGCCGAATTGCAAAATGGAGATATTATGGAAGTTATTATTAACAAAGCAGAAGAATACGATTTATGGGCGACTCCGACAAATTAA
- a CDS encoding Hsp20/alpha crystallin family protein — MTYLRLDPFKGFEKLTRRMANIADEFDKGFSIEYGPFAPRIDISEDENNLYFTAELPGVKKEDVKVTVSDDKIIYFKGSKKSPYANEEVVDGEVQKPERTYIRAERAYGDFTRSFTLPDNINKDSISAKYDDGILTVTLAKIEPVKPKQIEVSID; from the coding sequence ATGACTTACTTAAGATTAGACCCTTTCAAAGGGTTCGAGAAATTAACTCGCAGAATGGCAAATATTGCCGATGAATTCGATAAAGGATTTTCAATCGAGTACGGTCCTTTCGCTCCAAGGATTGACATTAGCGAGGACGAAAATAATCTCTACTTTACAGCCGAATTACCCGGTGTGAAGAAAGAAGATGTGAAAGTGACCGTAAGCGACGACAAAATCATCTATTTCAAGGGCTCAAAGAAAAGTCCGTATGCCAATGAAGAAGTTGTTGACGGTGAAGTTCAAAAGCCCGAGAGAACTTACATCAGAGCCGAAAGGGCATATGGTGACTTCACTCGCTCGTTTACTTTGCCCGACAATATAAATAAGGACAGCATTTCAGCAAAGTATGATGATGGCATTTTGACTGTGACTTTGGCGAAGATTGAGCCTGTCAAACCAAAGCAAATAGAAGTTTCGATTGATTAA
- a CDS encoding CHAD domain-containing protein, which translates to MLSKSSQKQYLKKRTKKLLRSYHLFNEFENPEDLHKMRLEMKKISSFVLFLTLINKNSKLKKQLKSIRPVFKKAGLVRVAQLNLNLAEKYELADIEIIEMQNAVLDNHLMEFRMKYYDNTEKLSRSLKRINREISRIKEKDIKSFYKNQVNVLAELLNSSEIEENLHECRKRIKNLIYTYRFMPSKLKDKVYLNVEYLDELQEQIGDWHDIDETIMLFEKNDSKFVTDIALLGIHSEIKLEEIQRIVKHFKIKVKAK; encoded by the coding sequence ATGCTGTCTAAAAGTTCACAAAAGCAATACCTCAAGAAGCGAACTAAGAAACTACTTCGCAGCTATCACCTTTTCAACGAATTCGAGAATCCCGAAGATTTGCATAAAATGCGTCTTGAAATGAAGAAAATCTCATCATTTGTGCTGTTTTTGACTCTGATTAACAAAAACTCCAAATTGAAAAAGCAACTCAAATCAATTCGCCCTGTATTCAAAAAAGCCGGCTTAGTAAGGGTGGCTCAACTCAATTTGAATCTTGCAGAAAAATACGAGCTTGCCGACATCGAAATAATCGAGATGCAAAACGCAGTATTGGACAATCATCTGATGGAATTCAGGATGAAATACTACGATAATACTGAAAAATTAAGCCGCTCGTTGAAAAGAATCAATCGCGAAATCTCCCGAATTAAAGAAAAAGACATTAAGAGCTTTTACAAAAATCAAGTAAATGTATTGGCTGAGCTTTTGAATTCGTCTGAAATTGAGGAAAATCTCCACGAATGCCGCAAAAGAATCAAAAATCTGATTTATACTTATCGCTTCATGCCCTCAAAACTCAAGGACAAAGTCTATCTCAATGTTGAATATCTTGATGAATTACAAGAGCAAATTGGAGATTGGCACGACATTGACGAGACAATTATGCTTTTCGAGAAAAATGATAGCAAGTTCGTCACCGATATAGCACTATTGGGCATTCACAGCGAAATCAAATTAGAAGAAATACAGCGAATAGTCAAGCATTTCAAAATCAAAGTCAAAGCAAAATAG